A genomic stretch from Juglans microcarpa x Juglans regia isolate MS1-56 chromosome 3S, Jm3101_v1.0, whole genome shotgun sequence includes:
- the LOC121257779 gene encoding TOM1-like protein 1: MSDNLMEKVSAFGERLKIGGAEVSRKMSEGMSSMSFKVKELFQGSTQADKLVEDATSEDLDEPDWAMNLDLCDMINHEKINSVELIRGIKKRIMLKSPRVQYLALVLLETCVKNCEKAFSEVAAERVLDEMVKLIDDPQTVVNNRNKALILIEAWGESASELRYLPVYEETYKSLKSRGIRFPGRDNESLAPIFTPPRSVSDSDYDASLPQQIQRDFPVQSFTAEQTKEAFDVARNIIELLTTVLSSSPQQDALQDDLTTTLVHQCRHSQSTIQRIIEVAGDNEPLLFEALNVNDEIQKVLSKYEELNEPSVVRIEQEPAMIPVAVEPDESPRHAKEDALIRKPAGSRQGGGNDDMMDDLDEMIFGKKGGATSDGGHNTKKRPPKDNLITL, from the exons atgagtgataacttgATGGAGAAAGTAAGTGCTTTCGGTGAACGCCTCAAGATTGGAGGTGCCGAAGTGAGCCGAAAGATGAGTGAAGGCATGAGCTCAATGAGCTTCAAGGTGAAGGAGCTTTTCCAAGGCTCAACCCAGGCAGATAAGCTTGTTGAAGATGCCACCTCAGAGGACCTTGATGAGCCTGATTGGGCTATGAATCTTGATCTTTGTGACATGatcaatcatgaaaaaattaacaGTGTTGAATTGATCCGTGGAATCAAAAAGAGGATCATGTTGAAGAGTCCTAGGGTTCAGTACTTGGCTTTGGTGTTGCTTGAAACGTGTGTTAAGAATTGTGAGAAGGCTTTCTCAGAGGTGGCAGCTGAGAGAGTTCTTGATGAGATGGTGAAGCTGATTGATGATCCTCAGACCGTAGTTAATAATCGTAACAAGGCTTTGATATTAATTGAAGCATGGGGAGAATCGGCCAGTGAGCTCCGCTATTTGCCTGTTTATGAAGAAACATATAAG AGTTTAAAATCTAGGGGGATTCGATTCCCTGGCAGAGACAATGAGAGTTTGGCACCTATCTTTACTCCTCCTCGTTCAGTATCAGATTCCGATTACGATGCTAGTCTTCCCCAACAGATTCAGCGTGATTTTCCTGTGCAAAGCTTTACAGCTGAACAAACAAAGGAAGCATTTGATGTTGCAAGAAACATTATTGAGCTTCTTACAACGGTCTTATCCTCTTCACCCCAACAAGATGCTTTGCAG GATGACTTGACAACTACCCTGGTACATCAGTGTCGTCACTCGCAATCTACCATCCAGAGAATCATTGAGGTGGCTGGAGATAACGAGCCCCTGCTTTTTGAAGCCTTGAATGTAAATGATGAGATCCAGAAAGTCCTCTCCAAGTATGAAGAGCTTAATGAGCCGTCAGTTGTTCGCATTGAGCAAGAGCCTGCTATGATACCCGTTGCTGTTGAGCCTGATGAGTCCCCCCGTCATGCAAAAGAAGACGCCCTGATTAGAAAACCAGCTGGTTCACGCCAGGGCGGAGGTAACGATGACATGATGGATGATCTTGATGAAATGatatttggtaagaaaggaGGTGCTACTTCTGACGGTGGGCACAATACCAAGAAGCGACCACCAAAGGACAATCTCATAACCCTTTGA